The region AGAACCCCAGAGAATTGGGGCGCATGCGCGGACCTGCGCATTGACGCATTGACGCAATGACGTCAAGTCACTCTTTGCAACCATTTTGTTTTGTCGGTAGCGGTGCCGAGATTCTAGACCTTGAGGTCAGTCATTCCCGGGATCCTAGTTTTGTTTGTAGTCCACAGTGGTAGTCATGGTCCAGAAGCTTTATTATGAGCATAAATATTATACTCTGCAAGATTGCAAGGAGGAAATAGTTAATGAGAACGGAGTTGTGCCCTCCACCTCAGCCGCGGCCATGGAGGCAGATGGTGGCCATAGTGGAGGCTTCATAGGCCGCCTAAATTTCAAAATCTATGAGAGCAGCCAGGGCCAGGATAGCGAGAGTGTCTCTGAGGAAAGTGATGCCAACGTGAGAGAAAGCAGTAGCCACCCGGATTCTTCTTTGGAGCTTGACCCGGAAGAACTGAACACCTCAGTGGCTGGTGTGGCAAGGATTCCTCGGAGGCACCGGGGTTGTCAAAACCTCTTCCATTTCACACCTCGCCAGATCAAGAAAATGGAACGCGTCTTTAAAAAATCCCAGTATCCAGATTCGGCTGCCAGGTATGTGATTTGGACCAAGAGCACCCCAACCTCCCTGGCCTATGGCTCATTTTGAGGTGTCCTTTCGTTCTTCAAGGCCCTGTATTCCCTAACGCCCTCTTCAAGTCACAGTGGTCTTCTTCTTTAGTGGTGGGTACGGGAGGATGTCCCATGTGGGGGCCGAGCTCAGTACCAACATGTAGTGCGGGCGTGAAGCAAGTGTCCTTGGTCAACACCTCTCATTCCAAGTCACATTTTAATTCCTGTGAAATATAGAGACCAGAGTTTAGTGGCCCAAACAACTCACTAGCATCAAGTTCACGAGTGCTGGGCTTATACTTTGTTGGGTGACCTCCTCTCCAGTAGTCTCCTCTTCTTTTCAGGGACTGTGCACCTAGTCATCA is a window of Arvicola amphibius chromosome X, mArvAmp1.2, whole genome shotgun sequence DNA encoding:
- the LOC119804433 gene encoding homeobox protein Rhox13-like, producing MVQKLYYEHKYYTLQDCKEEIVNENGVVPSTSAAAMEADGGHSGGFIGRLNFKIYESSQGQDSESVSEESDANVRESSSHPDSSLELDPEELNTSVAGVARIPRRHRGCQNLFHFTPRQIKKMERVFKKSQYPDSAAREELARALKVPEAKLKVWFANRRAKERKKATLVHLENTPPVQDIIILRDIKEDSS